The Arachis hypogaea cultivar Tifrunner chromosome 14, arahy.Tifrunner.gnm2.J5K5, whole genome shotgun sequence genome has a segment encoding these proteins:
- the LOC112744330 gene encoding AT-hook motif nuclear-localized protein 23, translated as MAGIDLGSASHFVHHLQRPDLEDDDNNQDQDPSNNHHEGLDLVSPNQGPGDVVARRPRGRPPGSKNKPKPPVIITRESANTLRAHILEVSSGCDVFDSVATYARKRQRGICVLSGSGTVTNVTLRQPAAAGAVVTLHGRFEILSLSGSFLPPPAPPGATSLTVFLGGGQGQVVGGNVIGPLVASGPVIVIASSFTNVAYERLPLDEDETLQIEQGQPSSGGGGVSSGSGVNNSFPDPSSGLPFFNLPLNMPNLPVDGWAGGNSSGGRQSF; from the coding sequence ATGGCCGGCATAGACTTGGGTTCAGCATCACACTTTGTTCATCACCTTCAACGCCCTGACCTTGAAGATGATGATAATAACCAAGACCAAGACCCGAGCAACAACCATCACGAGGGTCTTGACCTAGTTTCGCCAAATCAAGGCCCTGGTGATGTTGTTGCTCGTAGGCCAAGAGGGAGACCTCCGGGTTCCAAGAACAAGCCTAAGCCACCGGTGATCATCACAAGGGAGAGTGCAAACACTCTTAGGGCACACATCCTTGAAGTTAGTAGTGGTTGTGATGTGTTTGACTCTGTCGCCACTTATGCAAGAAAACGTCAACGGGGAATCTGTGTTCTTAGCGGTAGCGGAACTGTTACTAACGTCACGCTCCGACAACCAGCAGCTGCCGGAGCAGTCGTGACGCTTCATGGAAGATTTGAGATACTTTCTCTATCAGGATCCTTTCTGCCACCTCCTGCTCCACCAGGGGCCACAAGTTTAACTGTGTTTCTTGGTGGAGGCCAGGGACAAGTGGTAGGAGGGAATGTTATTGGGCCTTTAGTGGCTTCTGGGCCTGTTATTGTTATTGCCTCGTCGTTTACTAATGTAGCGTATGAGAGGTTGCCCTTAGACGAAGATGAGACTCTTCAGATAGAACAAGGGCAACCTTcttctggtggtggtggtgtcagTAGTGGCAGTGGTGTTAATAACTCTTTTCCAGATCCTTCTTCAGGGTTACCGTTCTTCAATCTACCTCTAAACATGCCTAATTTGCCGGTTGATGGTTGGGCCGGTGGGAACTCTAGTGGTGGAAGACAATCTTTTTGA
- the LOC112744332 gene encoding V-type proton ATPase subunit B2 yields MGVAQNIPDMEEEGTLEIGMEYRTVSGVAGPLVILDKVKGPKFQEIVNIRLGDGTSRRGQVLEVDGEKAVVQVFEGTSGIDNKFTTVQFTGEVLKTPVSLDMLGRIFNGSGKPIDNGPPILPEAYLDISGSSINPSERTYPEEMIQTGISTIDVMNSIARGQKIPLFSAAGLPHNEIAAQICRQAGLVKRLEKSDNLLEGGEDDNFAIVFAAMGVNMETAQFFKRDFEENGSMERVTLFLNLANDPTIERIITPRIALTTAEYLAYECGKHVLVILTDMSSYADALREVSAAREEVPGRRGYPGYMYTDLATIYERAGRIEGRKGSITQIPILTMPNDDITHPTPDLTGYITEGQIYIDRQLHNRQIYPPINVLPSLSRLMKSAIGEGMTRKDHSDVSNQLYANYAIGKDVQAMKAVVGEEALSSEDLLYLEFLDKFERKFVTQGAYDTRNIFQSLDLAWTLLRIFPRELLHRIPAKTLDQFYSRDSGN; encoded by the exons ATGGGTGTGGCTCAAAACATTCCTGACATGGAGGAGGAGGGAACCTTGGAGATTGGAATGG AATACAGAACTGTGTCTGGTGTTGCTGGACCGTTGGTTATTCTTGATAAAGTTAAG GGACCAAAATTTCAAGAGATTGTTAATATTCGGTTAGGGGATGGAACTTCTCGGCGTGGACAAGTTCTAGAAGTTGATGGTGAGAAAGCTGTTGTTCAG GTCTTCGAAGGTACCTCTGGGATTGACAATAAGTTTACAACTGTGCAATTTACTGGAGAG GTATTGAAAACTCCTGTTTCGCTTGACATGCTTGGCCGCATATTTAATGGCTCGGGAAAACCCATTGATAATGGTCCACCCATATTACCAGAGGCTTACTTGGACATATCAG GAAGTTCCATCAATCCTAGTGAGAGAACCTATCCAGAGGAGATGATACAAACCGGAATTTCTACAATTGATGTCATGAATTCTATTGCTAGAGGTCAAAAGATCCCTCTATTCTCAGCTGCTGGTCTCCCCCATAATGAAATTGCTGCACAGATATGTCGTCAGGCTGGCTTAGTCAAGCGATTAGAGAAATCTGATAATCTTCTTGAG GGTGGAGAAGACGACAATTTTGCCATCGTGTTTGCTGCTATGGGAGTTAACATGGAGACTGCACAGTTTTTCAAACGTGACTTTGAAGAGAATGGCTCAATGGAAAGAGTGACCCTTTTCCTGAATCTG GCCAATGATCCTACAATCGAGCGTATCATCACCCCTCGTATTGCTCTTACTACTGCTGAATATCTGGCTTATGAATGTGGCAAGCATGTTCTTGTGATACTCACAGATATGAGTTCATATGCCGATGCTCTTCGTGAG GTATCTGCTGCCCGAGAAGAAGTGCCAGGACGACGTGGTTATCCCGGTTACATGTACACAGATCTTGCAACAATATACGAACGTGCTGGAAGAATCGAGGGGCGAAAAGGCTCTATTACTCAGATTCCTATTCTAACTATGCCAAATGATG ATATCACGCATCCAACTCCTGATCTTACAGGATACATTACCGAGGGACAGATATATATTGACAGACAGCTGCATAACAGGCAG ATATATCCACCAATCAATGTCCTTCCATCACTGTCTCGATTGATGAAG AGTGCCATCGGCGAGGGAATGACTCGAAAGGATCATTCTGATGTATCCAACCAG CTCTATGCAAATTATGCCATAGGAAAGGATGTTCAGGCAATGAAAGCTGTGGTTGGAGAAGAAGCACTTTCATCAGAGGACTTG cTATATCTGGAATTTCTGGACAAATTCGAGCGAAAGTTTGTGACGCAAGGAGCTTATGACACCCGCAACATCTTCCAGTCACTAGATCTTGCGTGGACCTTGCTTCGGATCTTTCCCCGGGAGCTTCTTCACCGTATACCGGCCAAGACCCTCGACCAGTTCTACAGCCGAGATTCCGGTAATTGA
- the LOC112744333 gene encoding probable protein phosphatase 2C 79 → MLSELMNFLRACFRPGSDRYGHGGSDAGGKQDGLLWYKDSGQHLHGEFSMAVVQANNLLEDQSYIRSGCLSTNESGPFGTFVGVYDGHGGPETSRFINDHLVHHLKRFSAEQQSMSVDVIRKSFQATEEGFTSLVATQWSMKPQIAAVGSCCLVGVICNGSLYVANVGDSRAVMGRAVKATGEVLAVQLSAEHNASIESVRQELKSMHPDDSQIVVLKHNVWRVKGLIQVSRSIGDVYLKKAEFNREPLYAKFRLREPIKKPILSSEPSISVHQLQPQDQFVIFASDGLWEHFSNQEAVDIVQHNPRNGIARRLVKIALQEAAKKREMRYSDLKKIDRGVRRHFHDDITVIVVFIDSTFVSRATSVKFPCISLRGGGVSLPSNTLAPCTTPTEAGTT, encoded by the exons ATGTTATCAGAGTTGATGAACTTTTTGAGGGCCTGCTTTCGGCCAGGTTCGGATAGGTATGGACACGGCGGTTCGGATGCTGGAGGAAAGCAGGATGGACTATTGTGGTACAAAGACTCCGGGCAGCATTTGCACGGCGAGTTTTCGATGGCTGTTGTCCAAGCCAACAACTTGCTGGAGGATCAGAGCTATATCAGATCAGGATGTTTAAGCACAAATGAGTCTGGCCCTTTTGGCACCTTTGTTGGTGTCTATGATGGCCATGGAGGGCCAGAGACGTCGCGGTTTATCAATGACCATCTAGTTCACCATCTTAAGA GGTTTAGTGCAGAGCAACAATCAATGTCAGTGGATGTTATTCGCAAATCGTTCCAAGCAACAGAagaaggatttacatccctggtTGCCACACAATGGTCGATGAAACCACAAATTGCAGCTGTAGGATCATGCTGTCTTGTTGGTGTTATATGCAATGGAAGCCTTTATGTGGCGAATGTTGGTGATTCGCGGGCTGTTATGGGAAGAGCAGTTAAGGCAACTGGGGAAGTTTTGGCTGTCCAGTTGTCTGCAGAACACAATGCATCGATAGAATCCGTAAGACAGGAGCTGAAATCTATGCACCCTGATGATTCACAGATTGTTGTTCTGAAGCATAATGTGTGGCGTGTGAAGGGCCTTATCCAA GTTTCTCGATCTATTGGCGATGTATATCTTAAAAAGGCCGAGTTCAACCGAGAGCCTCTATATGCAAAGTTTCGCCTTCGCGAACCAATAAAGAAGCCTATACTGAGCTCAGAACCATCTATATCGGTGCACCAGTTGCAGCCACAAGATCAGTTTGTTATATTCGCATCCGATGGGCTTTGGGAACACTTTAGTAATCAAGAGGCAGTGGATATAGTTCAACATAATCCCCGCAAT ggaattgcaaggaggctggTTAAAATTGCTCTGCAAGAAGCAGCAAAGAAAAGAGAAATGAGATATTCAGACCTTAAGAAAATCGACCGAGGGGTTCGTCGCCATTTCCACGACGATATCACTGTGATTGTTGTGTTCATAGACTCAACTTTTGTGAGCAGGGCAACCTCTGTCAAGTTCCCTTGTATTTCTCTTAGAGGCGGCGGCGTCAGCCTTCCTTCTAACACACTGGCACCTTGTACAACGCCGACAGAGGCCGGCACCACCTGA